One segment of Longimicrobium sp. DNA contains the following:
- a CDS encoding DsbA family protein translates to MKAILSNLGAGVMVLCAVTVTGLVVRREVFSPPPAAAAAEVESRTVPDWRSYTEGQRIGPADASVTIVEFSDFECPFCRVTADRLRAIRARYPRDVALVYRHYPLSYHKNAVPAAKASICAARQGRFEGYHDALFAQQDSLGLIPWTRLARIAGVPNEAEFEACMQSSAPDAEIERDLQAGTRLGVRGTPAMLVNERFISGAPPGVLEDLVERAVRGAAIE, encoded by the coding sequence GTGAAAGCCATCTTGAGCAACCTGGGTGCGGGTGTAATGGTCTTGTGCGCCGTTACGGTGACCGGCCTCGTCGTACGTCGGGAAGTGTTCTCTCCGCCACCGGCCGCCGCCGCGGCCGAGGTCGAAAGCCGCACGGTTCCCGACTGGCGCAGCTACACCGAGGGCCAGCGGATCGGGCCAGCGGACGCGAGCGTCACGATTGTCGAGTTCTCCGATTTCGAATGTCCCTTCTGCCGTGTGACCGCCGACCGGCTCCGGGCGATCCGGGCAAGGTATCCGCGTGACGTGGCACTGGTTTACCGCCACTACCCTCTTTCCTACCACAAGAACGCGGTGCCCGCCGCGAAGGCGAGCATCTGTGCCGCTCGGCAGGGCCGGTTCGAGGGTTATCACGACGCCCTGTTCGCGCAGCAGGACTCGCTGGGCTTGATCCCGTGGACCCGCCTCGCGAGGATCGCGGGAGTCCCCAACGAAGCGGAGTTCGAAGCGTGCATGCAGAGTTCTGCCCCGGACGCGGAGATCGAGCGGGACCTGCAGGCGGGAACGCGGCTGGGCGTGCGTGGCACGCCGGCGATGCTCGTCAATGAGCGGTTCATTTCTGGCGCGCCACCCGGGGTGCTAGAGGATCTCGTCGAGCGCGCCGTACGCGGTGCCGCGATCGAATGA
- a CDS encoding PDZ domain-containing protein → MKWEIAIVLAATVVWASDASGQRAQPPAQQGSVGSESRNAGKTAFTGLRVRGRPSPAPDGTPRWADYPVVYAVAEGSPAARVGILPGDVLLLVNGTDARDPRTLFGEPGRVFTIRIRRGAAVREFVLASVRRPAAPAM, encoded by the coding sequence ATGAAGTGGGAAATCGCTATCGTCCTGGCTGCGACGGTCGTGTGGGCATCGGACGCCAGCGGGCAGCGGGCGCAGCCGCCTGCACAACAGGGGAGCGTGGGAAGCGAGTCGCGCAACGCAGGAAAGACCGCCTTCACGGGGCTCAGGGTGCGGGGGCGCCCGAGCCCCGCTCCGGACGGCACGCCGCGGTGGGCCGACTACCCCGTCGTCTACGCTGTGGCGGAGGGCTCACCGGCTGCGCGGGTGGGGATTCTTCCCGGCGACGTGCTCCTGCTCGTGAACGGAACGGACGCGCGTGATCCCCGAACGCTCTTCGGTGAGCCCGGAAGGGTATTTACGATCCGCATCCGGCGGGGGGCGGCGGTCCGCGAGTTCGTTCTTGCGAGCGTTCGCCGCCCCGCCGCACCCGCAATGTGA